A section of the Malania oleifera isolate guangnan ecotype guangnan chromosome 2, ASM2987363v1, whole genome shotgun sequence genome encodes:
- the LOC131149129 gene encoding uncharacterized protein LOC131149129 has product MSSASRAWMVAATVGAVEALKDQGFCRWNYALRSIAQNANHDFRSFAQTRKQSSSAVVSNNKRLKREERGKQSEESLRQVMYLSCWGPN; this is encoded by the coding sequence ATGAGTTCAGCGAGCAGAGCATGGATGGTGGCAGCCACAGTTGGGGCAGTGGAGGCGTTGAAGGACCAGGGGTTCTGCAGATGGAACTACGCCCTCAGATCCATCGCCCAAAACGCCAACCACGATTTCAGGTCATTTGCTCAGACCAGGAAGCAATCTTCTTCTGCTGTGGTTTCCAACAACAAAAGATTAAAGAGGGAAGAGAGGGGGAAGCAATCGGAGGAGTCGTTGAGACAAGTCATGTACTTGAGCTGTTGGGGTCCCAATTGA